In the genome of Yarrowia lipolytica chromosome 1B, complete sequence, the window CCCCGGTCGGTCCGGGCCGATAACTTTATTGCGCGTTATCAAGAATGGGCATTCACGTGTAACTTCACGTGTTCCGAGGGGCGGAGTCGGTTGTCTGAGCACATGATCTCGGAAATATCCTTCCGTTTTCCAGGTCGCGTGCTACTTTCCCCCAATTCCGCTCAAATTCCGCTTAGTAACACGATGCCCAGcttattttatttttttatcaCCATTTGTCATGCATACCCCGCAAAAGCTCCGATGGGAGAAAGATGCAGCCAGCTCTGCGGATAATGCCGCAGTAAAGACGCCGAAAAGTAAAGTAGCTTTTTCGGACGCACAGCAATCGAATGGTATGTGTTAAACCTTAATCTGGTTACTgctgcctcctccagctctccCTCGGTATGTTCAGTAATCACCCATCGCTCCAACCCCACAATGATCTACGCAAGGGCCGTTTTAAGACTTGTCAGAGCCAGACCTCCactccacaaccacacctACTCCACCATGACCTTTGAACAAGACGACAAACCAAAGCTGGGCAAGCCGCTGAGCAACATCAAGGTGATTGAATTTGCCGGGCTGGCTCCGGGTCCGCTGGCCGGACAGCTTCTGGCCGACTATGGAGCCCAGGTGGTGAGAATCGACGCTCCCAACAAACCGTCGATTGACAGACTGTGCAAGGACAAGCGCTCTATTGCGCTGAATCtgaaggacaaggagcaATGGGCGGTGGCCCGAGACCTCATCAAGAACGCCGACGTGGTCATTGACCCCTACCGCCCTGGAGttttggagaagctggGGCTGGGCCCCTCGGTCTTTTTGAACGCCCACAAGGGACTCAACAAACGGCTCATTTTCGCCAGGCTCACTGGATACGGCCAGAAAACAGACAAGTCGCACTGGGCAGGCCACGATCTCGGATATCTGGCAGAATCGGGCATTCTCGACACCATCGGACCTCCCGGCCAGGCCCCCGTCTTCCCAGCCAACATTCTCGGCGACTTTGcgtctctgtctcttccGGCCTTTGCTGCTATCTCTCTGGCGTTGTACGAGCGAGAAATGAAGGAGAAACGGGGCAGCTCCGTGCCCGGCCGAGAACTGGACGTGAACATTGTCCAGGCGGTCCAGTATCTCGGGCTGTTCGTATCCCACGGCAGATACCCTGACGGGGAAGGCGGCATTGCGCTGTTTGAAAACGAGCGAGGAACCAACACTCTTGACGGAGGCTCGCCTTACTACCAAATGTATGAGACCGCCGACAAGGGCGAGTACCTGGCGGTGGCGCCCATCGAGGAGCAGTTCTACTCGCAGTTTGTCGAAATGGTCggtctggatctcgacAAGCTTCCCAACCGATTTGACACCGACAACTGGGCGGAGCTGAAACAGATTTTCGCCGAGGctatcaagaagaagggcgtTCAGCACTGGAGAGACCAGTGTGACAAGTACCCCAACTCGTCGTGTGCGGTGATGaacaagctggccaagccGGAGGATGTCAAGGACCAGATTGTCACGTGGACTAGCAAGTCGAGcgacaagtacgagaacaAGGGCTTTGCAGgcaaggtgctggaggcgAATCAGGATGCGGAGAGCGTCATCCGATCGTTCTTGGGTAAAGGGTACTGGAATAAGGTCAAGGCAAAGCTCTAGGCGAGCGACAGCCCAAGTACGGACCGCGAAAGTACGGACTGCAAGCCCTTCCACGTAACCTTTTACTAATACATTTATATAACTACGGTAGGAGTGCGCAGTAGTACAATGGTGCGGAGCTTACCATTCAGAAGACGGGTGACAGACCGGGGGGCGCGGGTCAGCATTGCATGGAGAAGTCAAGAAAGAGCTGGAGCAAGCGGTGACGGTATTGTTGGGTAGACTCACGTCCAGATATGGAGCGTAGCGTGGGCCGTGAAACAAACATTGTTGTTGCACTAGTCGGAAGTCACGGATAAAAAAGGTCGCGGACGAAGTGGTAATGTTCAGCAGTTCCACAGAAGGCAATGGTCCTAGTTAATGGGACCAAATTGCCTTCATCCCCTGGTTTTGTCATCACCCGCCAAGCTATCGGAGACTTGAGGGGGTTGGTTTGCGATTCAATCGGTGGCATGTGACACTGTGTGACCAAGCAACAATGGCTGAAGAGACGCAAAGAACCACGAGAAGCCAACAGGTTGTAACGTTGGCTTTTGTCAAGAAACTGCCGTTGTCCTGCTCAGAACTCACCCcctctttctcctcctgctgacTCAAACACCGACTCAGACTTGGAGACATAACACGATTGCGTCCTCGACtttgtctgtgtttgtgaagCCTGAGAAACTGTCATGAGCGGGTGTTGGTCTCGTCTAAGGTGGTTTCGTGGTACGAACGCGTGATGCGTTTAGTATTGGAGGCGAGTTAGACGACACCAGTTTGACACCGTTGGAGTGGTTTTGCCTGGTGGTTCGTATGAAAGAAGTTGTTTGATAATGCGAGAGAAGTAAATACCGCTTATTACACCTCAGCAGTATTCATGGGGCTGTATGGCTTCATTCGTgcaagagagagagctgtCTGTTTGCCACGGCGTACTGGGTAGCACTATCCAAGTACattctccaactccccaGACTCTTGTCGACATCCGCATTTGTGTGTTCCTGTTGTGTCCGTACGTTTTTTTCTAATGATTGACCGTCGATTCGTTTCAAGACGTGTTTCGGACCATGCTGCGAAAAGCGAGAAAAGCTGCTCTTCGACAACCCTCAATATACCAGAATGAAGACAGATCCAGGCACCCTGAGTTGGAACCTACGCCGTGCACGTTCATTGACGAGTTTGTGAGCATCGATATTCAGTGACAAGCTTGTGGGTGTCGATGTCTCATTGCGATACTCTGGTCTACAGTCTGAGGAACGTGTCTAGGGGCGTAGTTCCAAGGCAGTCTTGGTTCCAGAAGATTATGGACACTCTTGGGTACCAATTCCTCACATCCAAGGGGAGCAAGGATGGTGTTGATATCTTGGCTGCATCCAAGGAGTTCTCCAATGTAACCCGGACCATCGACTGAAGGACATGTACAACCGCACTCAAAGGAACTGGATGCTGAACGGGCCAAGGAGAGGTTCAGACAGTGGAAATAGAAATTCCAGACCGATGTGGACTTCAGCCGAACGTCTCACGATTTACCTGAACGTCCTCTTGACAGAAAACGAGACAGCGGCTTTCGAAGCAGAGTTTCCTGACCAAACTAAGGAAAACAAGCTGGAGTTCTACTGTCGTCTCAGACACTGCTGAGAAGCGAAGCTGTAGTCGATAAAATGGATGACTTGAGGTCGTGTGGCATGTGGTAGATGTGTTCATTGCGACAATGTGTCTGAGTGACGAGGGTCAGTTGCAACTGGTAAAACGCGTGATTCTTGTGCGTTGGGGTAGACTGTTGGCCATGAAGACGTACATTGTACAAGGTAGCGGTTCTGCACATAATCCTGGGGTGCTTGTGGACCGTTACTCGGGTAAAATGGGGAGACCATATGAACTTGTAGTCGACGTGAGTATCCagactcgaggttggtttAGTTTGTTCTCATAATAAATCGTAGACGGTGTAATTCGGATAGGGATCATGAATATAATTCATGTGTGTCGTGTTTGAGTCTTTACGCCATCGGGGAGTAGCTCGGTGTttggtttgttttttttttgttttttttttgttttttttttccataATTCCATTAATCTGAGACGTCAGCGTGTAATATTTAGCGTGGAGCAGACCCTCACGAGTAACGTCATGTTGTTACCAGCCATCGTTAATAATGCTCCCCTAGAGTAGGAAAACAACTTCGGCGCTCATTCCTCTGCGGCGCTTTCCGCCTTCATACCACCGGACGCGCAGCGAGAACTTTTAGAAATTGTTGGTcacatttttttatttttaaaAAACACGGTatcctggccgagcggttCTAAGGCCGCCAGGTTAAGGCTAATACCTTAACGAATTtcctggtctcttcggAGGCGTGAGTTCGAATCTCACGGATATCATCATTTTTTGCACAGGGACTTACTACTTTTGGCgtcaaaaataaataatagTTCTATTTTGGGGTCTCCAAACATCTCGTCTTCCTACGCTCTTCCTTTCCAGCGACAATTCTGTATCTAGATGACGTAAGCTGGCATTCGCTGACAAAGCTTAGCGTTATTAATCATGATTTACAACATGAAACTGTCTCGGTTATACCGTTTCAGTAAGCCTTTTAGTgtgatacttgtagcccaACAGATAGAATCACATTCTGGCTTTCGAATGATATAACTTTTAAAACGTTCCAAGCATTTTCCATTAACCAACCATAGTTAGTCTGTGTTACGCCAAGTAGTTT includes:
- a CDS encoding uncharacterized protein (Compare to YALI0B00462g, similar to uniprot|Q9UHK6 Homo sapiens Alpha- methylacyl- CoA racemase (EC 5.1.99.4) (2-methylacyl-CoA racemase)) — translated: MIYARAVLRLVRARPPLHNHTYSTMTFEQDDKPKLGKPLSNIKVIEFAGLAPGPLAGQLLADYGAQVVRIDAPNKPSIDRLCKDKRSIALNLKDKEQWAVARDLIKNADVVIDPYRPGVLEKLGLGPSVFLNAHKGLNKRLIFARLTGYGQKTDKSHWAGHDLGYLAESGILDTIGPPGQAPVFPANILGDFASLSLPAFAAISLALYEREMKEKRGSSVPGRELDVNIVQAVQYLGLFVSHGRYPDGEGGIALFENERGTNTLDGGSPYYQMYETADKGEYLAVAPIEEQFYSQFVEMVGLDLDKLPNRFDTDNWAELKQIFAEAIKKKGVQHWRDQCDKYPNSSCAVMNKLAKPEDVKDQIVTWTSKSSDKYENKGFAGKVLEANQDAESVIRSFLGKGYWNKVKAKL